One region of Paralichthys olivaceus isolate ysfri-2021 chromosome 12, ASM2471397v2, whole genome shotgun sequence genomic DNA includes:
- the foxa1 gene encoding hepatocyte nuclear factor 3-alpha has protein sequence MLGAVKMEGHEAPDWSGFYSEEVYSPMAGGGMGSGLGMGSMSGYMSSSGTTSGSFNMSYSGTGLSPAPVAGMGGSAPAAMSGLGGGVGSMSGTLSPSSMSSQQASMGLNPYGAMSPTMTNGMAYSSSGLNRGRDNKAFRRSYPHAKPPYSYISLITMAIQQAPSKMLTLSEIYQWIMDLFPYYRQNQQRWQNSIRHSLSFNDCFVKVSRSPDKPGKGSYWTLHPDSGNMFENGCYLRRQKRFKCEKKISAKSDGRKELGGSGGVIEQASPAGDSIKPPGLLDSSLPSSSQVTSPPGLDMRGGISGADIKVSGSQLLSSLSLPPHSMTHESQLHLKGDPHYSFNHPFSINNLMSSSEQQHKLDLKAYEALQYSSYSAGGASGLGGRTMEPLEASYYQGVYPRPLLNTS, from the exons ATGCTGGGCGCGGTGAAGATGGAAGGACACGAGGCTCCGGACTGGAGCGGATTCTACAGCGAGGAG GTATACTCTCCAATGGCAGGTGGTGGAATGGGTTCTGGCCTCGGAATGGGCTCCATGTCGGGCTACATGTCCAGCAGTGGAACCACATCGGGCTCCTTCAACATGTCGTACAGCGGGACTGGTTTGAGTCCTGCCCCAGTGGCAGGGATGGGCGGTTCGGCTCCTGCAGCCATGTCGGGTCTGGGGGGGGGAGTGGGCTCAATGAGTGGAACCCTGAGCCCATCCAGTATGAGCTCACAGCAAGCCTCAATGGGCCTAAATCCATACGGGGCCATGAGTCCCACAATGACCAATGGCATGGCGTATAGCAGTAGTGGACTGAACCGTGGTCGCGACAATAAGGCCTTCAGACGGAGCTACCCACATGCCAAACCACCCTACTCATACATCTCACTCATCACTATGGCCATCCAGCAGGCACCCAGTAAGATGCTGACTCTGAGTGAGATCTACCAGTGGATCATGGACCTGTTCCCATACTACCGTCAGAACCAACAGCGATGGCAGAACTCCATCCGGCACTCACTGTCCTTCAATGACTGCTTCGTTAAGGTGTCACGCTCACCGGACAAACCAGGGAAGGGCTCGTATTGGACCCTCCACCCAGACTCTGGGAACATGTTCGAGAATGGCTGCTACCTTCGCCGCCAGAAGAGGTTCAAGTGCGAGAAGAAGATATCTGCAAAATCAGATGGGCGGAAAGAGCTGGGGGGGTCAGGTGGTGTTATAGAACAAGCCTCTCCTGCAGGGGACTCCATTAAACCTCCTGGACTCCTGGACTCCTCCCTGCCCTCCTCCAGCCAGGTGACTTCGCCTCCAGGTCTGGACATGCGGGGTGGCATCAGCGGAGCAGACATAAAGGTGTCTGGCTCTCAGCTCCTTTCCTCCCTGTCATTGCCCCCTCACTCCATGACCCATGAGTCCCAGCTGCACCTCAAAGGAGACCCCCACTACTCATTCAACCACCCATTCTCCATCAACAACTTAATGTCATCCTcagagcagcaacacaaactggATCTGAAAGCCTATGAGGCGCTGCAGTACTCCTCCTACAGTGCTGGGGGGGCGTCTGGCCTCGGGGGGAGGACCATGGAACCTCTGGAGGCTTCTTACTACCAGGGGGTCTATCCCAGACCGCTCCTCAACACTTCATAG